A part of Syntrophorhabdaceae bacterium genomic DNA contains:
- a CDS encoding class II aldolase/adducin family protein: MKTREPLCEFQEPRKEMIRIARRAVKLGLQSGTGGNISMRWETFYMVKPSGRSLYSLKTPDILVLDGQGVTVGGQGAPTKELRFHLGIYRERPDVGGVVHYHAPYATAFAVRGIAIPLLTLQARRNFPEMPVVPEFEDGSHELADGVIEAFRNPAINLVLLQAHGLVAVGKTLEDAQSLAELAEESAKTALAVRMLDWR, translated from the coding sequence ATGAAGACCCGAGAGCCATTATGCGAATTTCAGGAACCGAGAAAAGAGATGATCCGGATAGCCCGCCGCGCGGTGAAGCTGGGGCTGCAATCCGGTACCGGGGGCAATATCAGCATGCGCTGGGAGACATTTTATATGGTGAAACCAAGCGGCAGGTCACTCTATAGCCTTAAAACACCCGACATACTCGTTCTTGACGGACAAGGCGTGACGGTGGGCGGACAGGGCGCACCCACCAAAGAGCTAAGGTTCCATCTCGGAATTTATCGGGAGCGCCCGGATGTGGGAGGCGTCGTCCACTACCATGCACCCTACGCCACCGCCTTTGCCGTCCGGGGGATCGCGATTCCCCTGCTCACTCTGCAGGCCCGGAGGAATTTCCCGGAAATGCCCGTTGTGCCGGAATTCGAGGACGGATCGCATGAGCTGGCAGACGGGGTGATCGAAGCCTTCCGCAATCCTGCTATTAATCTCGTTCTCCTTCAGGCTCACGGTCTCGTAGCCGTCGGAAAAACCCTGGAAGACGCGCAAAGCCTGGCAGAGCTAGCCGAAGAATCAGCAAAAACAGCCCTCGCCGTGCGCATGCTTGATTGGCGATAA
- a CDS encoding DUF5752 family protein — protein sequence MEQVIPFQFMECATILKATGKKAATIRELRDHIATIGEESLFHHTCRYFLKGHLLEYTNDFAHWVGESLEERALSEGLSNTDPFSVNGMNELRKELLSGIDEYLAHYPEPRQAARGEEFHFNESVSIVFPSGMQAKNLAEFLIAVRYIDPSSIYYHYYEARIRHGSDDFSSWVEEVIGDMDLARKIRAIDPFMYTIDRIRSCLAEAVEDDLRREMEVMTP from the coding sequence ATGGAACAGGTAATACCTTTTCAATTTATGGAATGTGCCACCATTCTGAAGGCAACCGGGAAGAAAGCCGCCACTATCCGGGAGCTGAGGGACCACATCGCCACAATAGGAGAAGAAAGCCTCTTTCACCACACGTGTCGTTATTTCCTTAAGGGTCATCTTCTCGAATATACGAACGATTTTGCCCATTGGGTGGGAGAGAGCCTCGAGGAGCGCGCCCTCTCGGAAGGACTATCCAACACCGACCCTTTTTCCGTGAATGGGATGAATGAGCTGCGGAAGGAGCTTCTCTCCGGCATAGATGAATACCTCGCCCATTACCCGGAGCCGAGGCAGGCGGCACGGGGAGAAGAGTTTCATTTTAATGAATCCGTCTCTATCGTATTCCCTTCAGGGATGCAGGCAAAAAACCTTGCGGAGTTTCTCATTGCCGTAAGGTATATCGATCCCAGCTCCATCTACTATCACTATTATGAAGCCCGAATCCGTCATGGTTCCGATGATTTCTCGAGCTGGGTCGAAGAAGTCATCGGAGATATGGACCTCGCCCGTAAAATACGGGCTATCGATCCCTTTATGTACACCATAGACCGAATAAGGTCCTGCCTGGCAGAGGCGGTTGAAGACGACCTGAGGCGCGAAATGGAGGTGATGACGCCATGA